Genomic window (Ruminococcus flavefaciens AE3010):
GATTGCCAAAACAAAAACCGCTTAGAAGTCTATTCTGAGCGGTGTTCTAATGGAGCTGGAAACGTGATTTGAACACGCGACCTCAAATTACAATAAAGCAAGAATCCCGATGCACAGCATCGGGATTTTACCATCCTATTCGATTTTTAGTTTTCTGCGTTAATCACATCTTACATCAGAAAGGTTTCCCCCGATAATTCCATATAAAGTTCCTATATAAGTATTACTGTCAGCCTCATGGCATGTTTTTACAGTATCTTTTCAGGCTGACCCATAGGCGGCATGAGATATGCCTCTGCCTCCTCAAGGTGGAAAGTTTTCATAACATAGCCTGTTTTCTCATTGTAGATCTCTCTGAGAACAGGACTGTTCTCCAGCATAGCATCGGCGTACTTGACGTCCTCGTCGAAAACAATCTTTCCTGTGTAGCGAAGCCATAAGCCCTCGGGCTTGCATGCTACTATCTCACAGAGAGGATTAGCCAGCATCTGTCTGTAGACTGCCTTGAAGTCGCCTACTGCGAAGTGTACAACACCGTCTACCTCAACGTGTGCGCCGAAAGGTCTCAGCTTAGGCTGTGCACCGTCGTTTGTTGCAACGTAGAAGATACCTGCTTCTGTAAGAAAATCGTTTAGTTTGCTCATAGTTGATTACCTCCTTGGAACATTTGGTTTGTCGTTTATATCATTCCTCGAACAGCGGAGTTGAGAAGTATCTCTCCGCAGTATCGGGAAGAATGGTCACTACTGTCTTGCCCTCGCCCAGCTTTTCGGCAAGCTTCAGGGCTGCGGCAACATTTGTACCGCTGGATATGCCGCACATTATACCCTCTTTTGCGGCTAAATCCTTGGCAGTCTGTATAGCCTCCTCGTCAGTGACTATATAGATATCGTCGTAGATATTCTGGTTGAGGATATCGGGTATGATACCGTCGCCAATGCCCATCTGCAGGTGAGTTCCGATGTTTCCGCCTGCAAGTATGGCAGCGTTCTCGGGCTCTACAGCCCAAATCACCATATCGGGATACTGAGCTTTCAGAGCTTCGCCTATGCCTGTGATAGTGCCGCCTGTGCCGATGCCCGAGCAGAAGCCGTCTATCTTGACTGCTGTCTCCTCCAGTATCTCCAGCGCTGTGTGGTACTTGTGAGCGCCGATATTGTTCACGTTGGCGAACTGCTGAGGAACGAACACATTCTCGTCCTCCTCAGCCATTTTCAGAGCCGTATCAAGACAGGTCTGTATGCACTTGCCGATATCGCCGTCGTCATGGATAAGTATCACCTCGGCACCGTAGTGCTTGACCAGCTTGCGGCGCTCCTCGCTGACGGAATCAGGCATGATGATTATGGTCTTATAGCCTTTAACAGCTCCCACAAGAGCAAGACCGATACCCTGATTGCCGCTGGTGGGCTCCACGATTATTGTACCCTCGTGTATCTTGCCCTCCTTTTCGGCGTGGCGTATCATGTTGTAGGCTGTACGTGTCTTTATGGAGCCGCCCACGTTAAGTCCCTCGAACTTAACGTAAACGTCTGCGTTTCCCTTTTTGTTCATTCGGCTGAGCTTTATCATGGGAGTATGTCCCATAGCTTCCAGAATGTTGTTGTATATCATTGGATTACCCCTTTATCATTACTTATGTCTTGTATAGCAATTCACGGGACGATGCAGGCATCGCCCCCTACACTATGCACTGATCACTCTTCGGCAGAAGCGAACTGGCTCTCGTGACGTGTGAAGAAGTCCGTTCTCGGCGGCAGGAATTTCAGCTTGTGATCCTCCCCTGTGAAATATGTCAGCGGTTCAAGGATAGTATCCCATGACCAGATTCGCTCGTCAACTTCAAGATACTCGCGGAGCTTCTCTGTGCCGAAAGGAGCCATTGGGTGGAGGAGCACTCCTGTTATCCTTATCATGTAGAACAGGTTCGCAAGAGCCTGCTTGAGCGCTTCCTTGTCGGGATATTCGCCTGTGAGCGCCTTTGCCATGTACTTGCTGCCGTTGCGGATATAGCTGTCCAGAACGTAGGTGCACTGGTGGAAGGCAAACTTTGACATATGTCTCTCGTATTCGAGAACTGCCTTTTTTGCGTCCTCGCGGAACTTCTCCTCGGGAGCATTGTTTGGCATAACGCCGTCAAGCTCCTTCTGTGCGGTATAGAAAGCTGTTCTTATCATACGGTTGAAAACGTTTGACAGGAGCAGTCCGTCCTTTACAACGGGATCTGCGTCCTCGGGCTTTGCGTCGGGATTGTAGGGCTTTGGCATGAAGCTTACGGAGCGCTGTCCCAGACCAAGTCCCAGCCAGTGCATACGGAGCTGCTCGGGAGTATAGTGATTGAGCAGGTCGTCAGCCATAGGCGGCTTTACTGCGCCCGAGCTTGAAGCCTTTTTGTCAAGGAAGAGGATATGGTGGTTAGCCACGATAACAGGGAGCTGGAGCTCTCCGTCGGCAGGTGAAGCGGTCTTTGTGTCGCTCTCCTGCTGAGCCATCCACATTGCAGGCTCGGCAATACCGTAGAAGTAGATATTGTCCTGACCGATGAACTGGTACACTGTAGCGTCCTTGCTGCACCAGTAGTCGCGCCATTCTTCCTTGTCGTGACCGATAGATTCAAGGTAAGTCTCTGTGAATGAGATAGGAGCCCACAAGGACTCGGGCCATACCCATACAGTAAGTCCCTCAACGCCGTCCATAACGGGGGCTGGTACTCCCCACTCGATGTTTCCTGTAAGACGGAAAGGCACAAGGGTCTTGCCTGTTCTGTAGCGTATTCCGTTCTCGGTGAGTACGCGGCAGGCTTCATCGCAGTCGGAGAGCTTGTCGAACTCGATAGTGAAGGAGGGCTTTTTCGGCTCCTCGATATAGTTGTGCACGGGCATAGAGCCTTTCAGCTCCATGTACTTCTCCTCGAACTCACGCTTGATATAGATAACGGGCTTCTTTAAGAACTCGTCAATGGTCTTCCATACTACGGAACGGATATCCTTGCGCTTTTTCAGTTCCTCCACCCAGTCTTTCATGAGCTGCTCATAGTCGCGGAGCTTGAAATACCAGTTGGTAACGGGCTTCATGGTGGGAGTTTCGCCTGTAAGGGTGCTGACAGGATTTATGAGGTTCTCGGGCATATACTGATGTCCCATGTCGCACTCGTCTGCATAGCCCTTTTCAGAGGTACAGCCGTCAACGGGGCACTTGCCTATTACCTGTCTGCCGTTGAGGAACACACCTGCCTTTTCGTCGAAGAACTGCATGGTGGTTATCTGGTTCAGCTGTCCCTTTTTGTGGAGGGAGCTGATAAAGCGGTCGGTAACGGAAGCGTGTATCTCCTTGGAACGTCCCAGTCCCGAAGCTGCAAACAGATTGGGAGCTATACCGTAAGCGGCAAGAGTCTCCTTCTGCTTGTTGTGATTTCTCTGTACGAAATCCTCAAGGGAGCCCTCAAACTCGCCGTTCTTGACCTTTACGCGCCAGCCCTCTGCAATAGGTGAGCCGTAGCAGTCCGTACCGCTGACGAAGATGACATTTTCCTTGCCTATGCGGTCTCTCAGGAAGCGTGCATAGGTATCCGCAAATACAAGCATACCACCCACGTGACCGAAGTGGAGCTCCTTGTTGCCGTAGGGCATACCGCCTGTGACTACAGCCCTTTTCGGGAACACAGGACGGGGTATCTCAAAATTTTTCTTTTCTTTATTGTCTGACATTTTATTTTCCTCTTAACATTATTCGTTTTATTTTGGGTGGGACGTCGAGGACGCCGTCCCCTACAAAACATGATCGTTTAACGAGGAACGCCGAGGGTGGCGTTCCCTACATTGTGTCATTTATAATTTGTGAATAATTGGCGGGCGGATAATATCCGCCCCTACTACTCTCTACTTTCTACTCACTACTCACTAATCAGGCGAATGCCTGAAGACGCCTGCGTGTTATCTCCTCGCCAAGAACATGGCTCACTTCCCAGATATCGGGAGCATTTGCATGTCCTGTGAGAGCTATACGGAGCATATTTGTGATATGGACGATGCTTCCCTTGAACTGGTCGGGGTTCTTCTTGTAGTCCTTCGGCTTTACTGCAAAGCCCATTTCCTCGGTGATAGCCTTTATCTTGTCGAACCACGCCGCGCTGTCGTCGTTATGGTCGTAGCTTGCAAGATATTTGCCGAAGAATTCCTTCACTGTTGCTTCGTCGCACTCCTCGGGCATTGGGTCTGACACTGTGAATTTCTCGTCATAGTAGAAGCTCATGAAGTCGCATGCCTGCTTCCATGTCTCGATGTCACGTCTCGGCTTTGCGCCGCCTCTGCCAACATTGAGAGCTGCAAGTGTTCTCTCGGGATACTTGTTGATAAGTTCTGCGAAGTCCTTGTCGTACTCATTGCACCATTCCAGCCAGCCGTCATAGACCTGCTGTGCAGGCATACGGCAGATAACGTTCTTGGAAATATCGCGGAGCTTGTCAAGGTCAACAAGAGCGCCCGATACGGACATCTTCTCCAGTGTGTACGGGAATTCGTGATAATCGGTCTCGGGATTTGCGATTCTCCACTCCTCGTAGTTGGAGTTGAGCAGAGTGAGGAGGAACTCCCAGATAGCGTCTCTGCTGATACCCTCCTGCTGATAGTAGGACAGAGCCAGCTCGGGGTCCTTTCTCTTGGAGAGCTTTCTCTTGCCGCCTGTCTCACCGTCTATCTTCATGAGTGTTGCTGTGTGGCAGTAGATAGGCTGCTTCCAGCCGAGAGTGTTGAACAGCTCAACGTGCATCGGCAGTGATGATATCCACTCCTCGCCGCGGATAACGTGGGTGGAGCGCATGAAGTGGTCGTCCACAACGTGTGCGAAGTGATATGTGGGGATACCGTCGCTCTTGAGGAGCACGAAGTCCATGTTGTTTCTTGGCATTTCCAGCTTTCCGCGGATAGCGTCCTCAACGGCGATAGTCTCGCCTGTCTCCTGACCTCTGAAACGGAGCACCCACTCCTTGCCTGCTTCGATATTTGCCTTTATCTCGTCAAGACTCAGGTCGCGGCACTTTGCATACTCGCCGTAAACTCCGGGGTTCTCCTTGTTTGCGGTCTGCTGCTCGCGGATAGCCTCTATCTCCTCTGCTGTCATGAAGCAGGGATAAGCAAGTCCTCTTTCGGTGAGGAGCTTTGCAAATACGTGGTAGATGTCCTTACGCTGACGCTGTCTGTAGGGACCGTAGCTGCCGTTGTCGCCCTCTGCTGTAGCGCCCTCGTCGAAGTGAACACCGAAGTAGTCCATAGCATTGATGACGGTCTCAACTGCTCCCTCAACCTCACGCTTGTTGTCGGTATCCTCGATTCTCAGGTAGAAAACGCCCTTTGACTGATGAGCGATACGCTCACCGATGATAGCGTTGTAGAGGTTGCCAAGATGTACGAAGCCTGTGGGGCTGGGACCTATACGGGTAACGTTAGCTCCCGTGGGGAGCTCCCTCTCGGGGAAACGAGCCTCGATATCCTCGGGAGTTGCCGTAACATCGGGAAAAAGGTAGTCTGCAAGTGCTTTATAATCCATAGTATCAATCCTTTGTAAAAATTCCGTCTGCCTGCTGACAGACACATTTAATTTATTATACCACACTTGAGCTATAAAGTCAAATAGTAGGGGCGGATAATATCCGCCCGAGCCGTTAGCCTTTAGCTTGTAGGGGACGGTTACTCCCTACAGTGTAGGGAGATGTCCGAAGGACAGAGGGTCGCGGCTTCTGTTGGAAGTCCTCGACGTCCCGTGCTTTACGATGCCATTAACATGAACTTGCTGTAGGGGCTGCCTTTGGCAGTCCGCAAGTAAGTAGTGAGTAGAGAGTAGAAAATAGTAGGGACGCGCATTGCGCGTCCGCCTGTGAATCCCACACGAATTATAAATGGCACATAAAAACTCCCCTCGTGTGAGGGGAGCTTTTTATTTTGATCAAAAATAATAATACCAAGTACCAACAATCTTTCCATTTATTTTTGTATAGCCCCATCTACCTATTTTTTTCTTTGTAGAGCCATAGAACTGTCGGCAGCAATTACAATTTAAATATTTTACTTCATAAATATATCCATCTGAATACCATGATTCCCATTTCTGAACAACATAAGTATTATCTGCACGATGATACTGACAAGCTGCATTTGCTGTAAGTGTGTTTACAGACTTTGGATTAACATTTTTTGCGATTGTTGTTCCGGAACCGAGAAGCTTAAATGCTAATGCGATTGCTGAAACTTTTTTGAATACGTTCTTCATTTGTTTTACATTCTTTACAATAATATTTAAAGTTGGCCAACTTTATGTGTCACATTATATAACAATAAATATTTTTTGTCAACATTCCATGCAATTATACGCAATAATTGCCCAGCCCGCCCAATTATTGCTGTCACGCTTTTACCTCAAGAAAACGCACCAGCATATTCCATGTGGGACAGTCCACGGCGCCGCTGTCGGGAAGTCCCGAACACTGCTGGAAGCTCCGCACGGCAGCCGCCGTTGCCTCGTCGAACTCGCCGCAGACGCTCACCTTTGGCATATTGTCATACCACGCCGCAGCTTTCCACAGCATTGCCTGTATGATATAGACCAGTTCGCCGCTGTCGCCCTCACAGGCTTTGAAGCTCCGCGAGGGAAAGGCGTGATAGGCTGCGGGAGAGCCGTCAAGATAATCGCGGTAGATAGCCGCTATCCTGTTCCATGTGGCAGCGTCGGTCTCGCCTGTGACGGGAAGTCCGTATGTGCGCTGAAAGGCTTCCACAGCGGCTTTTGTATCCGCGTCGTATACTCCGTCGGGGAGTATCTGGGGTATGTTCTTATCGAACATGGATATGGCGTAAAGGTATGTCTGGAGCTCGCGTATGTGCTCCCTTTTCTGCTGTTCTGTGTATGGCATGAAATTACTCCTTAACAAAATATTTGTTTTTTTGTAACTTTATTCATTTATTTTTCATTTCTTTGTAACTCGATTCACTAATTTGTAAATTGAATTACCAAATTGTAACTTGACCGTGAACTATTATCGTCGTATAATTTTATGTAGAGGGTCAAAACATTGACCTTAAATTTTATAAAAAGGAATGATACAAATGAAGAACACACTCAAAAAGGTACTCTGTACCGCTCTCGCAGCTGTTTCACTCTCAGCTATGGTAACTGTTCCGTCATCGCTCAACAAGCCAAATTCGGACAATTCTATCGTTAATGTAATGGAAGCTGATGCAGCGAAAAAAGAAAGATGCGTTGATTATAAGCTCTACAAAGCAGTAAAAGCAGGAAAAATAAGAAGCACTCCTACTCTTAAAGCCGATAATGTTATCAATACTTTTAAAAAGGGCGATGTTTTTATCGGCTATGACACTTCAAACAACTTTATAAGCATAGCTCCTAAAACAAGAAACGGAAATTGGGCTGTAGACAATAATTATGCAAACCTCTATCAGAAAAAGGGCTGGATATATACTAAAGGCGGACATCTTGACGATGACAGCTGTACCTTCACAATACAAAGAGGACAGAAGACTAGAGTTGAACCTAGCTGTAGTGCAATTTATGACGGAAAGTTTTATGGTAAAGGTCGTAAAATAACTGTCCAGAAAATCACCTTGGAAAAAGTTACCGAGGGCAAATATCGTTTATGGGGCTATTTTGAATCAGATGGTTCTGGGCATTGGATACGTATTGTAGGAGGTGAGCATGAAATAGACGTAAATGGTGCAAATGTCAATGACCCTGAAGTCAAATCAGATAATTTCTATATTCAGCGAGAAATAGAGAATATGATGCATAAAGCAACGTCATTTTACCAAGTTAAATAATCATTTTATCTTCCCTCCCCGTGAGGGGAGATTTTTTTGTCTTGCATACACGGGCGGCGGGACGCCGCCCCTACATTCTCAATTCTCAATTCACGGGCGGATAGCTTTGCATATAGCATTGCCAGCCAAATCAAAGATTTGGGGCACTGCTTAATATCCGCCCCTACAAGCTAACGGCTCGGACTGCCAAAGGCAGCCCCTACACTCTCAACTCTTCACTCTTAACTCTCAACTACTTGATAGTGTAGCCGGGGTTCTGGTAGGGGCGCTTGTCGAAGCCGTACCGCAGGTCGGAATATACTC
Coding sequences:
- a CDS encoding pyridoxamine 5'-phosphate oxidase family protein, with translation MSKLNDFLTEAGIFYVATNDGAQPKLRPFGAHVEVDGVVHFAVGDFKAVYRQMLANPLCEIVACKPEGLWLRYTGKIVFDEDVKYADAMLENSPVLREIYNEKTGYVMKTFHLEEAEAYLMPPMGQPEKIL
- the cysK gene encoding cysteine synthase A — encoded protein: MIYNNILEAMGHTPMIKLSRMNKKGNADVYVKFEGLNVGGSIKTRTAYNMIRHAEKEGKIHEGTIIVEPTSGNQGIGLALVGAVKGYKTIIIMPDSVSEERRKLVKHYGAEVILIHDDGDIGKCIQTCLDTALKMAEEDENVFVPQQFANVNNIGAHKYHTALEILEETAVKIDGFCSGIGTGGTITGIGEALKAQYPDMVIWAVEPENAAILAGGNIGTHLQMGIGDGIIPDILNQNIYDDIYIVTDEEAIQTAKDLAAKEGIMCGISSGTNVAAALKLAEKLGEGKTVVTILPDTAERYFSTPLFEE
- a CDS encoding class I tRNA ligase family protein — protein: MSDNKEKKNFEIPRPVFPKRAVVTGGMPYGNKELHFGHVGGMLVFADTYARFLRDRIGKENVIFVSGTDCYGSPIAEGWRVKVKNGEFEGSLEDFVQRNHNKQKETLAAYGIAPNLFAASGLGRSKEIHASVTDRFISSLHKKGQLNQITTMQFFDEKAGVFLNGRQVIGKCPVDGCTSEKGYADECDMGHQYMPENLINPVSTLTGETPTMKPVTNWYFKLRDYEQLMKDWVEELKKRKDIRSVVWKTIDEFLKKPVIYIKREFEEKYMELKGSMPVHNYIEEPKKPSFTIEFDKLSDCDEACRVLTENGIRYRTGKTLVPFRLTGNIEWGVPAPVMDGVEGLTVWVWPESLWAPISFTETYLESIGHDKEEWRDYWCSKDATVYQFIGQDNIYFYGIAEPAMWMAQQESDTKTASPADGELQLPVIVANHHILFLDKKASSSGAVKPPMADDLLNHYTPEQLRMHWLGLGLGQRSVSFMPKPYNPDAKPEDADPVVKDGLLLSNVFNRMIRTAFYTAQKELDGVMPNNAPEEKFREDAKKAVLEYERHMSKFAFHQCTYVLDSYIRNGSKYMAKALTGEYPDKEALKQALANLFYMIRITGVLLHPMAPFGTEKLREYLEVDERIWSWDTILEPLTYFTGEDHKLKFLPPRTDFFTRHESQFASAEE
- a CDS encoding glutamate--tRNA ligase; its protein translation is MDYKALADYLFPDVTATPEDIEARFPERELPTGANVTRIGPSPTGFVHLGNLYNAIIGERIAHQSKGVFYLRIEDTDNKREVEGAVETVINAMDYFGVHFDEGATAEGDNGSYGPYRQRQRKDIYHVFAKLLTERGLAYPCFMTAEEIEAIREQQTANKENPGVYGEYAKCRDLSLDEIKANIEAGKEWVLRFRGQETGETIAVEDAIRGKLEMPRNNMDFVLLKSDGIPTYHFAHVVDDHFMRSTHVIRGEEWISSLPMHVELFNTLGWKQPIYCHTATLMKIDGETGGKRKLSKRKDPELALSYYQQEGISRDAIWEFLLTLLNSNYEEWRIANPETDYHEFPYTLEKMSVSGALVDLDKLRDISKNVICRMPAQQVYDGWLEWCNEYDKDFAELINKYPERTLAALNVGRGGAKPRRDIETWKQACDFMSFYYDEKFTVSDPMPEECDEATVKEFFGKYLASYDHNDDSAAWFDKIKAITEEMGFAVKPKDYKKNPDQFKGSIVHITNMLRIALTGHANAPDIWEVSHVLGEEITRRRLQAFA
- a CDS encoding peptidoglycan-binding domain-containing protein yields the protein MPYTEQQKREHIRELQTYLYAISMFDKNIPQILPDGVYDADTKAAVEAFQRTYGLPVTGETDAATWNRIAAIYRDYLDGSPAAYHAFPSRSFKACEGDSGELVYIIQAMLWKAAAWYDNMPKVSVCGEFDEATAAAVRSFQQCSGLPDSGAVDCPTWNMLVRFLEVKA